A genomic window from Haliaeetus albicilla chromosome 10, bHalAlb1.1, whole genome shotgun sequence includes:
- the P2RX4 gene encoding P2X purinoceptor 4, with product MVSCGALHSFLFEYDTPRIVLIRSRKVGLINRGVQLAILAYVIGWVFVWEKGYQETDSVVSSVTTKVKGVTLTNTSTLGARIWDVADYVIPPQEENTVFVMTNVILTLNQRQGRCPELPDDKTECKVKKDCVPGYISTHSNGIQTGECVPYNSSIKTCEVFAWCPVEDDYHIPKPAFLQESENFTILVKNNIWYPKFNFSKRNILPTINSTYLKNCIYDSQTDPFCPIFRLGKIVEAAGQNFQEMAVEGGVMALQINWDCNLDRAASHCVPKYSFRRLDNKDSAHTVSPGYNFRFAKYYKDSNDTESRTLVKAYGIRFDIIVFGKAGKFDVIPTMINIGSGLALFGVATVLCDIVVLYCMKKKYYYREKKYKYVEDYELGVSETDGTNS from the exons ATGGTGTCGTGCGGGGCTCTTCACAGCTTTCTTTTCGAGTACGATACCCCCCGTATCGTGCTGATCCGGAGCCGCAAAGTGGGGCTCATCAACCGCGGGGTGCAGCTCGCCATCCTCGCCTACGTGATCGG CTGGGTCTTTGTGTGGGAGAAGGGCTACCAGGAAACAGACTCTGTGGTCAGTTCTGTGACCACAAAGGTGAAAGGAGTAACGCTGACAAACACATCCACCTTGGGAGCCAGGATCTGGGATGTAGCTGACTATGTTATCCCTCCTCAG GAGGAGAACACTGTGTTTGTCATGACCAATGTGATACTCACGCTGAACCAGCGCCAAGGCCGCTGCCCAGAG CTTCCAGATGATAAAACAGAGTGCAAGGTGAAGAAGGACTGTGTTCCAGGATATATCAGCACCCACAGCAATG GCATCCAGACTGGGGAGTGTGTACCGTACAACAGCAGCATTAAGACCTGTGAAGTCTTTGCATGGTGCCCTGTGGAGGATGACTATCATATACCCAA GCCAGCGTTCCTGCAAGAATCTGAGAACTTCACCATTCTGGTGAAGAACAACATTTGGTACCCCAAGTTCAACTTCAGCAA GCGAAACATCCTCCCCACTATCAACTCCACCTACCTCAAGAACTGCATCTATGACTCCCAGACAGATCCCTTCTGCCCTATCTTTCGTTTAGGGAAAATAGTTGAAGCTGCAGGGCAGAACTTCCAGGAAATGGCTGTGGAG GGTGGAGTCATGGCACTGCAGATCAACTGGGACTGCAACCTTgacagagctgcttcccattGTGTGCCAAAGTACTCCTTCCGGCGCCTCGACAACAAGGACTCTGCCCACACCGTCTCGCCTGGCTACAACTTCAG GTTTGCGAAATACTACAAGGATAGTAATGACACTGAATCACGGACGCTTGTCAAAGCTTATGGCATCCGCTTTGATATCATAGTTTTTGGAAAG GCAGGAAAATTTGATGTAATTCCTACCATGATTAACATCGGCTCTGGCTTAGCGCTGTTTGGCGTG GCAACAGTGCTGTGTGACATTGTTGTTCTGTATTGCATGAAGAAGAAATACTACTATCGggagaagaaatacaaatatgtgGAGGATTATGAACTG GGAGTCAGTGAGACAGATGGAACAAACTCCTGA